The sequence GCCGCGGGCGGGCTGACCGCCACCCTCGCCGTGCCCGGCGGCTCCCTGTCCACCGCGCTCGGCCTCACCGGCGACAACACCCGCGGCGAATGGGCGGGCGGTGGCCGTGCCGGTGGGGTCCAGGCCAGACGGGCCGACGGGGCCGTGGGCGGGGACGGAGGCGGAGGCGACGAAGGGGACGGAGGCTGGCGGCTGTACGGGGAGGCCGCCCAGGTCCTCGACGGCCACAGCGCCGGGCTGCTCGTGGTCGCCGCCCACACCGGAGGCTTCCCGCGCAGCCGTACGCTCCTGTTCCTCGTCCGCGCGGACACGGCGGCCGGACTCGTCCGCACCCGGCAGACCTCGATGGACGCGACCAGGCCGCTCGCCCGCGTCGAACTGCGCGACACCGGCGCCGAACTCCTCGGCGCCGACGACACCGTGGACGCCGCCGGTGCGCTGGCCGCGACCGGACGCGCGGTCGCCGCGGTACTGGCGGCCGAAGCGGTCGGGGCCGCGTCGAGCGCGCTGGACCGGACCGTCGCCTACGTCAAGGAACGCGAACAGTTCGGCCGGCCCATCGGTTCGTTCCAGGTGGTGAAACACCGGCTCGCCGATCTGTACGTACGGGTGCAGGCGGCCCGCTCCGCCGCTTACTACGCGGCCTGGGACCCGTCGGCGGGCGGGCTCGCGCTCGCCCAGGCGCTGGAGGCGCTGCGCGTCACCACGGCGGAGGCCGTCCAGCTGCACGGCGGCATCGGCTTCACCTGGGAACACGAGGCGCATCTCTACTTCAAGCGGGCGGCGGCCGACGAACTGCTCTTCGGCCCCGTCCACCGGCTGCGCGACCACGCGGCGGGCCAGGCGGGACTGTTCGCACCCCGGACCGCCGGGCAGCGGGTGGCGGTCTGATGGCCCGCGGTGTCCGGCTGATGCAGAAGGTCTCCTCGACCCGCACCTTCGCGCGGATCGCCCCGCATGTCGTCCCCGCCATGGACCGCGCCGTGCACCGGCTCACCCGGGGCAGGGTGCTGTTGAGCGCCCGGATGCTGCCGGGGCTCGTCCTCACGGTGCCGGGGGCGCGGAGCGGGCAGCCCAGAACC is a genomic window of Streptomyces sp. NBC_01237 containing:
- a CDS encoding acyl-CoA dehydrogenase family protein, producing the protein MDAAFTAEQHEIRRTLRELLAEHCGPAEVRAAVDTALGYDEALWNRLAGELGLPGIALPEAYGGVGCGTAELALACEETGRALLPSPLLATSVLAAPLIAALGTEAQRTALLPRIAAGGLTATLAVPGGSLSTALGLTGDNTRGEWAGGGRAGGVQARRADGAVGGDGGGGDEGDGGWRLYGEAAQVLDGHSAGLLVVAAHTGGFPRSRTLLFLVRADTAAGLVRTRQTSMDATRPLARVELRDTGAELLGADDTVDAAGALAATGRAVAAVLAAEAVGAASSALDRTVAYVKEREQFGRPIGSFQVVKHRLADLYVRVQAARSAAYYAAWDPSAGGLALAQALEALRVTTAEAVQLHGGIGFTWEHEAHLYFKRAAADELLFGPVHRLRDHAAGQAGLFAPRTAGQRVAV